The window GTCATATAAGATAGATGAAAAAGAATTTGATTGGTATGAAGAAAACGATTACAATGATTATGATCCTCCTTTTAATGATGATAATGGACTAGAGGATAATTATATAGAAGATGATATGGAATTATTAAATGATTATTCAGATGAAGAAGAGGATATAGATACTTTCCTTGATGATTTATTTGATGATGAAGACTAGGAATAAATATGATATTAGAAATAAAAGATAAGTTTACAAATGATGTTACTATAATTAAAAATATAGATTTTAAATATATTAATAATGAACTTAGTTATGTATATAAATCTGAAAAATATTTATGGAAATTTAAAGAAAATGAAATATTATTAGAAAAAAAGGGAGAGATAGAATACATACAGAGATATATAAAAGGTAGGCTGACTAAATCAATAATAAAAATGAATGATTTAGAAATGCAAGTATATATATTAACTAGGGAAATTGAAAAAGAAGAAAATAATATTAAATTAGTATATAATATATATAGTGATAGGGATATTGAAAATTTAATTTCAAGTTTTGAAGTTAAAATTAACTTAGGAGGAATAAATGGAAAATAAAGAAAATGCAGTTAATGAAACCTATGTAATGAAAGAAAAATATAGAAAAATTGATGAATTAAAAGCTTTAGGATTAGAACCATATGGAAGATATTTTGATAAAAAAGATGAAATAGGAAGTATTTTAAATTTTGATGAAACTTCAGAAAATGAATTTAAAACTGCTGGAAGAATAATGTCATATAGAAGAATGGGTAAAAATGGATTTGCACACATTCAAGATCCCACAGGAAAAATTCAAATTTATGCTAAAAAAGATGAAATAGGTGAAGAAGAATATGAAACATTTAAAAGATTATCAACAGGAGATTTTGTTGGTGTAGTAGGTAAATTGTTTCGTACACAAACAGGTGAATTAACAATTAAAGCATCACATTTAGAGATACTATCTAAAAATATAAGACCATTACCAGATAAATTTTCTGGACTTCAAAATATTGAAATGCGTTATAGACAAAGATATATTGATTTAGTTATGAATCCTGAAGTTATGGACACTATGAAAAAAAGATTTGAAATAATTAGATATTTTAGAACATATTTAGAAAAAAAAGGATTTTTAGAAGTTGAAACTCCTATGTTACATCCAACATTAGGGGGAGCTAATGCAAAACCATTTATAACTCACCATAATGCTTTAGATATGGATATGTATTTAAGAATAGCACCAGAACTTTATTTAAAAAGACTTTTAGTTGGAGGATTTGAAAAAGTTTTTGAAATAAATAGAAATTTTAGAAATGAAGGAGTGTCTATTAAGCATAATCCAGAATTTACTATGATGGAACTTTATCAAGCATATGCTGATTTTAATGATATGATGGATATTACTGAAGATTTAATTTCATCACTTACTTATCACTTATATGGAACTTATGAAATACCTTATGAAGATAAACAAATAAATCTTGCAAAACCTTGGAGAAGAGTAACTATGAGAGAAATAGTTAAAGAACATACAGGTTTTGTTATGGATGAAAACACTACAGATGAATCTGCAATAGAATTTGCTAAGGGACTTGGAATAAATTTAGATAAAAATAAGACTTATACTAAGTTTGGTATTTTAAACCTATTATTTGAAGAAAAAGTAGAGCATACTATAGTTAATCCAACATTTGTTACAGATTATCCAAAAGAAATTTCTCCGTTATCTAAAAATTCTAAAGGAGAAAGTGATTGGGTAGATAGATTTGAACTGTTTATAACAGGAAGAGAATATGGTAATGCTTATTCTGAATTAAATGACCCTAAGGATCAAAAAGAAAGATTTGAAGACCAAGTTAGAGCAAAGGAAAATGGAGATGATGAAGCAACTGAAATGGATTTAGACTATATCAGAGCTTTAGAATATGGAATGCCACCAGCTGGAGGACTTGGAATAGGGATAGATAGACTTGTAATGTTACTTACAAACTCATCATCTATAAGAGATGTAATTATGTTCCCTACTTTAAAAAAAGAAACACATTTTGAATAATATATAAAAGGAGCTGCTCTATTTAGGAACAGCCCCTTTTTTTCCTTATTTTTCGTATCTTTTCCAGATTTGTGTTCTACCGATTAATGAAATACCAATATATCCTCTAACTTTTAAAGTTCCATCTTTTTGTAACTGCATGTAACTATCATAAGTTTTTCCATTTGATGGATCATAAATACTACCATTTTCATAAGTATTATTAGATTCATTGTATGTAAATCCACTAACAAAGTCTATACCCTCTAATGTTCTATCTTGTTTTGATTTATCTGGATTGTTAGAATCTTTTCTTAAATTTCCATCACTATCAAATCTATCTGTTAATTTCAATATTTTTCCATGGAATTTATTATCTTTTTCATAAATCTCAACAATAACTCTATTTCCACTTGAACTAGGTTCTGTTATCCAAACACCAAAAGCCTCTTTTTTATCAGAAAAAGAAAGTGTAGCTACTAATAAAAGTAACAATGTAATTATTTTTTTCATAAATTTCTTGTATGATATAGTTTAAAAACTATAAAAATACATCTCCTTTCATAAGAACTATAAACATTATATTAAATTTTAAAAAATTTGTCAACTGTTAAAAAAATTGACTAATAATACAAAAAGTAAAAAATATAAATACTGTCTATATTTAATTTATATAAACAAAAATATATGTTCTGTTATTAAAAAATATTGACTTGTCTTTTTCAAAGTGGTATTATGAATGTATGAAAAAACTTAAGGAGAAAGATTATGTTTTGGAATATTAATGATGGTGTAAAAAAAATAGTAAAAGTATTGTTAATAATTTCAATTTTAGTTTTTTTCATTGGAATTATGAAGATGAATATATTAATGTTATCTTTATCTTTTGGAATTTTAATATCTATAGTATCAAATCTAATGTTACTTAATACAGTACATAAAATAGTATATTTGAAAGGAAATAGGGGCACAATGTTTATAGATTCCACTAAAAGGTATGGAATGTATATATTGGCTCTTTATTTTGTATATAGGGTAAATATTAGATTTTTTGATATAAATCCGTTATATTCATTACTTATATGTTCTTTTGGATTTATTTCATTTAGATTAGTACTACAAGGTATGAGTTTTTTAAAATTTAAATTATAAAGAAAGGAGTGGGTACATTTGTCAAAGAAGAAGAATTTGCTAAAGTGGATAGGATTAATGGTTTTAATGCTTGTAGGAGTAAACTTACTTTTATCTATAGTATCAACTGTTTTTCCAATAACATTTCAAAAGCCACATGATATCATTGAACCACCTGAAGTATTTTTTAGTATACCTATAGGTAGATATATATTAAATATTAATCAAACGATAATGAATACATGGGCAATAATGATAGTTATTATTTTCATACTAATTAAAGGAACTAGAAATATTAGTGTAGAAAACCCTGGTTTTTTTCAATTAGTATTAGAAGAATACTATAATTTTATTAATAATTCATTCTTAGAGGGATTAGGAAAATATAAAGAAAAATTTGCTGGTTTTTTCTCGGCGTTGTTTTCAATGATAGCATTTTTAAATGTATCTATGTTCTTATTTCCTTTTGCAATAATATGGAAAAAGAATGAACACGGTTTAATTTTTGTTAAACCTTTCTTTAGAACTGCGACAGCTGATATGAATACAACTGTTGGATTGGCATTAGTAGTTTTTGTAATTTTTTTAGGAGCAGCAATTTATAGAATGGGTGTATTAGGATTTATAAAAGAATTATCACAACCCTTTGTATTTATGTTACCTATAAATATAATTGGAGAATTTGCAAAACCAATAAATATATCTATGAGATTATTTGGTAATATGTTTGCAGGACTTGTAATTATGTCGTTAGTTTATGGATTAGCAGTTAAAGATATTTTCCCAAGTTTAACAAATAATATATTAAAGGGAAGTTTTAGTTTTGCAGTTGGTTGGCCAAATATATTACAAATATATTTAGATTTCTTTATTGGAATTTTACAGGCATTTGTATTTACAGTTTTATCATCTGTATACATTAAGCAGATGTTAATAGGAGAAGAAGAGGAATAGAAGGAGGAAAAAAATGGATGTATCAATAATTAAAGCAGCAGCATTATTAGGAGCTGGTATAGCAGCATGTGGAGGAATAGGAGCAGGACTTGGACAAGGGTTAGCAACAGCAGCAGCAGTAGAGGCTGTAGCAAGACAACCAGAAGCTAAAAATGATGTTATGGCAACACTGTTTATAGGATGTGCAATAACAGAATCAACAGGGATTTTTGCGTTAATTATAGCATTAATCTTAGCTTTAATAAAAGGATAATAAAGGTGGAATCTCATGGAACAAAATAATAATTTAATTACCATTGATATTTTAATGATAGTTCAGATAATAAACTTTTTTATTTTAGTATATGTTTTTCATAAATATTTCTATAAAAAAATTGGAAAAGTTATAGAAGAAAGAAAAAAAATAGCTCTAAAAGAACTTGAAATAGTTAAAGAGGAGAGAGAAAAATTAGAAGAACAAAAACAAAATTATGAAAAATTAAGAAAAGAAGCTAAAAGACGTGCAAATGACATTATTATTAAAGCAGAAAGACAAGCTGATGAAAGAAAAGAACAAATTTTAGATAATGCTACACTTACACGTGATAGAATGATAATGCGTGCAGAGTCAGAAGTTTTAAAATTAAGAAATAGTATTAAAGAGCAATTACAAAAAGAAATGAGTCAAATGGCTACAGAACTTGCAGAAAAGATAATTAAAGAAAATATAGAAAAAAATCCTGAAATAGTTGATAAAAGTATTGATAAATTTATTGATGAAGTAGGTGAATAATATGGAAAATCTTTCTATAGCGAGAAGATATGCAGAAGCTATCTATAAAGTAGCCGAAGAAAAAGATGAAGTATTTGAAGTTTTTGAAATGTTGAATGTCATTTTAGAACATATAGAAAATGATGAAGATTTCAAAAAATTTTTAAGTTACCCTATTATTGGAAAAGAAGAAAAAAAAGAATTGATAAATAGGATATATAGGGATATTAAAAATGAACCTTTAGATATTTTAGATTATTTAATTGAAAAAGATAGACTATTACATATCAAAGAAATTAATGAACAATATAGTAAAATATATTATGAAGCTCATAAAAAGCTAATAGTAACAGCTATTTTTCCTAAAGAATTATCAACTGAACAAAAAGAAAAACTAAGAAAAAAATTAGTTGATATGAAACAAAAAGAAGTTGTTATACACTATAAAGTTGATGAAAACTTAATAGGTGGAGGAATAATTAAAATAAATGATGATGTAATTGATGGTTCGATTAAGACTCAAATTAAAGAATTGAAACGTTAAATTGAGGAGGTGTTTTTTTTTGAAAATCAAACCAGAAGAAATTAGTAATATAATTAGAAAAGAAATAGAAAATTATAAAAAGAAAATAGATGTTTCTAGTGTTGGAACAGTAGTTGAAGTAGGAGATGGTATAGCAAGAATTTATGGTTTAGATAATGCTATGGCAGGTGAGCTTTTAGAATTTCCTAATGGAGCAACAGGTATGGTTTTAAATCTTGAAGAGAATTCTGTTGGAGCTGTTATACTTGGAGATACTAGGGGGATTAAAGAGGGAGATGTAGTTAAAGGTACTGGTAGAATTACTGAAGTTCCTGCTGGAGAGGCACTACTTGGAAGAGTGGTTAATTCACTTGGAGAACCTATAGATGGCAAAGGGGTTATAGTTGCATCTAAATATATGCAGGTTGAGAGAGTAGCTTCAGGAATAATAGATAGAAAACCAGTTACTGAACCTTTGCAAACTGGTATTAAAGCAATAGATGGAATGATACCTATAGGAAGAGGACAAAGAGAATTAATAATAGGAGATAGACAAACAGGTAAAACATCTATAGCTATAGATACAATTATAAATCAAAAAGATACAGGAATATATTGTATATATGTTGCTATAGGTCAAAAAAGATCTACAGTGGCTTCAATTCAAAGAAAATTAGAAGAAGCAGGTGCGATGGAATATACAACTATAGTAGCTGCTACTGCTAGTGAACCTGCACCACTTCAATATTTAGCACCTTATGCTGGTGTTGCAATGGCAGAATATTTCATGGAAGAAGGAAAACATGTATTAATAATATATGATGATTTATCTAAACATGCTGTTTCATATAGAGAAATGTCTTTATTATTAAAAAGACCACCTGGGCGTGAAGCATATCCTGGAGATGTTTTCTATTTACATTCAAGATTGCTTGAAAGAGCAGCAAAATTATCTGATGAGTTAGGTGGGGGATCTATCACTGCTCTTCCAATAATTGAAACTCAGGCTGGAGATATATCAGCATACATACCAACTAATGTTATATCAATAACAGATGGTCAAATATTCTTAGAAACAGACTTATTTAATTCTGGATTTAGACCAGCTATTAATGCAGGATTTTCAGTTTCAAGGGTTGGAGGTTCTGCTCAAATTAAGGCTATGAAACAAGTAGCAAGTAGAGTTAAAATGGAACTAGCACAATATACTGAATTATTAGCATTTGCACAATTTGGTTCTGACCTTGATAAGGCAACACGTGATCAATTAAATCGTGGAGAAAGAATAATGGAAATATTAAAGCAAAAACAATATTCTCCTATGCCTGTTGAAGAACAAGTTGTTTCATTTTATGCTGTAACTAATGGTTATTTAGATGATATTGATGTTGAAGATGTTAGAAATTTTGAAGAAGAATTATTACAAAGTATGTATTCTACAACAGATATTTTAAAACAGATTATAACTGAAAAAACTTTAACTAAAGAAATAGAAGAAGAATTAGAAGACTTTATAAAAACATTTAAAAAAGATTATGTACATTAATGAAAGGAGAAACATATGGCATCTAATATGAAAGAAATTAAAGCTAGAATAAATAGCATTAATAATTCAAAACAGATAACTAGTGCTATGAATATTGTTTCTTCAACTAAATTTAAAAAATTTCAAGTACTTACCTTTAAAACTAGAGAATATGAAAAATCTTTAGAATATGCTTTATATAACTTATTAAATCATATAGGTAATAGACATAATATTTTATTTGAGGGTAAAAAAGAAGTTAAAAATATTGGTATAGTAGTTATGACATCAGATAGAGGTCTTTGTGGCTCATTTAATTCTAATACTTTAAAAAAGATGGATAAAATGGTAAAAAGATTTACTAAAGAGGGTAAAAATGTTTCTATAATTTCTATAGGTAGAAAGGCAAGAGATTATTGTAAAACTAGAGATATTAATGTAGATGCAGAATATATACAATTAATACCAGAAACAATGTTTTCTAAAGCTAAGATTATTAGTGAAGATATAGTTGATTTTTATCTTTCAGATCAATATGATGAAGTATATTTAATATATTCAAAATTTGTATCAGTAATACACTATAACTTAGTAGAGGAAAGAATATTACCTTTTTCAAGACCTACAGGATTAAAGATATCTAAAGAAAGTGAAGAAGTAAAAGATAAAAGATATATTTTTGAACCAAATGAAAATCAAGTTTTAGTTGAATTTTTACCTAAACTTTTGAATAATAAGTTATACCAAGCATTACTTGAAAATTCAGCAAGTGAGCATTCAGCTAGAATGTCTGCTATGAAAAATGCAAGTGATAGTGCAACAGAAATAATAAATAAGTTGACATTAGAATATAATAGAATTAGACAAAGTCTAATAACACAAGAACTATCAGAAATTGTTGGTGGTTCTCAAGCAATTAAATAGGAGGAATAAGATGAACAAAGGTAAATTGGTTCAAATTATAGGGCCGGTTATAGATGCAAGATTTGATAATACCTTACCAGATATCTTTAATGCCTTAGAAATATATTATGAAGATGGGAAAAAAATAGTTGCAGAAGTTCAAGCACATTTAGGAAATAATGTTGTAAGAGCAGTTGCGATGACATCTACTGACGGATTAAAAAGAGGAGTAGATGTTATAGATACAGGAGAACCTATTAAAGTACCAGTAGGGAAAGAAACTTTAGGTAGAATTTTTAATGTTTTAGGAGAAACTGTTGATAATGGAGATGAAATTATTACAGAAGAAAGACATTCTATTCATAAAAAAGCACCTGAGTTTGAAGAGCAAGAAACTCACTCTGAAATATTAGAAACAGGAATTAAGGTAGTAGATTTATTAGCACCATATCTAAAAGGAGGTAAAATAGGTCTTTTTGGAGGGGCTGGAGTAGGTAAAACTGTATTAATTCAAGAATTAATTAATAATATTGCAAAAGGTCATGGAGGTCTGTCTGTATTTGCTGGAGTTGGAGAAAGAACCAGAGAGGGTAGAGACTTATATAACGAAATGAAAGAAAGTGGAGTTATTAATAAGACGGCTTTAGTTTATGGTCAAATGAATGAACCACCTGGGGCAAGACTTAGAGTAGCACTTTCAGCCTTAACTATGGCAGAATATTTTAGAGATAAAGAAGGGCAAAATGTATTGTTATTCATAGATAATATATTTAGATTTACACAGGCAGGTTCTGAAGTTTCTGCTTTACTTGGAAGAATGCCATCTGCTGTTGGTTATCAACCTAACCTTGCAACAGATATGGGAGCTTTACAAGAAAGAATTACTTCAACTAAAAAAGGTTCTATTACATCAGTACAAGCAGTATATGTTCCAGCAGATGATTTAACTGACCCAGCACCAGCTACAACATTTTCACATCTTGATGCAACAACAGTATTATCAAGACAAATTGCATCATTAGGAATTTATCCAGCAGTTGATCCTCTTACTTCAACTTCAAGAATACTTGAAGCAGAAATAGTTGGAAATGAACACTATAAGGTAGCTAGAGAAACTGTTAAAGTTTTACAAAGATATAAGGAACTGCAAGATATTATTGCAATACTTGGTATGGATGAATTAGGTGATGAAGATAAAGTAATAGTAAGTAGAGCAAGAAAAATTCAAAGATTTTTCTCTCAACCATTCTCAGTTGCTGAACAATTTACAGGAATGAAAGGTAAATATGTTACATTACGTGAAACAATAAGAGGATTTAAAGAAATTTTAGACGGTAAACATGATGAACTTCCAGAACAAGCTTTTCTTTATGTAGGAACTATAGATGATGCAGTAGCAAAAGCAAAAGATTTAATGGGTGAATAATTATGGAAAAAAAAGATTTTTTTACCTTAAAAGTAGTAACGCCTGAAAAAATAGAATTTTTATCTAAAAAGATAAAATTTGTTAAGGTTAGAACTATAAGAGGGGATATAGGAATATTACCTAATCATACTAATTTTATGAGTTCTCTTGGAGAGGGATTGATGCTTATAAAAAACAGCTCTGAAGAAAAAAGTTACTATATCAGTGGTGGATTTTTAGAAGTTAATCATAACTATGTTACTGTCATGGCAGAAGAAGCTATGTTAGCTGAAAGTGAAGAAGAGTTTAAAAAAATTAAACAACAAAAACTTGAAAAAGCTATTGAAGCTAAAAGGAAAGAAGACCAAGATATACTTGGAACTAAGAAAAAATTACAAGATAGTTTACTTAGATAAAGTTATTTATCGATGTTAAAATAGAAATTAGGAGGTATAAAGTGGTTTTTAAAGACTTTGAATACAAAAGAGTAGATATTGAAGAATTAAAAAAAGTATACATGAAAATTAAAGAGGAACTTGAAAATGCAGAAAATGCACAAAGAGCTATAGAACTTTATTATGAAATTGATGAGATTAATAAAAAGTTCTCGACTAATTATTCATTAGCATATATAAGAAATAGTATAGATACTACAGATGAATATTATTCTGAAGAAAAATCTTTTTATGATGAAAATTTACCATTAATTTCAGAATTTAATAATGATTTAGGAATAGCTTTTGCTAATTCTAAATTTAGATCTGAACTTGAAGAAAAATTTGGTAAACTTGCATTTCAAAAAATAGATTTAGAATTAAAATTATTCAAAAATGAAATTATTGAAGATTTACAAGAAGAAAATAGATTAGTAACAGAATATGTTAAATTGACATCTAGTGCTAAGATTATGTTTGACGGTGAAGAAAGAAATCTTTCAGAAATGGTTCCGTATACTCAAAATATAGATAGAAATACAAGAAAAGAAGCAGTATTAGCTGTTGGTAAATTCTTTGAAGATAATATGGAAGAATATGATAGAATATATGATTCATTAGTTAAAGTAAGAGATAGAATAGCTAAAAAACTTGGATATAAAAACTTTGTTGAAGTTGGATATTTAAGAATGGGAAGACTTGATTACAATGCTAAAGATGTTGAAAATTATAGAAAACAAATAAAAGAAAATGTAGTTCCTCTATATGTTGAACTAAGAAAAAGACAAGAAAAAAGAATAAAGGTTGATAAATTAAGATATTATGATGAGGGAATGGCATTTTTAACAGGTAATCCAACTCCTAAAGGAGATAGAACATGGATGGTTGAAAAAGCTCAAATTATGTATAAGGAATTATCTCCTGAAACACATGAATTTTTTTCAAAAATGGTTGAACAGGAATTACTTGATTTAGATAGTAAAAAAGGTAAACAAGGTGGTGGATATTGTACATCATTAGATTCATATGGTATGCCATTTATATTTGCAAACTTTAATGGAACAGCACATGATGTTGAAGTTTTAACACATGAGGCAGGACATGCTTTCCAATCTTATCAAACTATGAGAAATGTTGATATATCTTCATACTATT of the Streptobacillus ratti genome contains:
- a CDS encoding DUF1934 family protein; amino-acid sequence: MILEIKDKFTNDVTIIKNIDFKYINNELSYVYKSEKYLWKFKENEILLEKKGEIEYIQRYIKGRLTKSIIKMNDLEMQVYILTREIEKEENNIKLVYNIYSDRDIENLISSFEVKINLGGINGK
- the lysS gene encoding lysine--tRNA ligase, which gives rise to MENKENAVNETYVMKEKYRKIDELKALGLEPYGRYFDKKDEIGSILNFDETSENEFKTAGRIMSYRRMGKNGFAHIQDPTGKIQIYAKKDEIGEEEYETFKRLSTGDFVGVVGKLFRTQTGELTIKASHLEILSKNIRPLPDKFSGLQNIEMRYRQRYIDLVMNPEVMDTMKKRFEIIRYFRTYLEKKGFLEVETPMLHPTLGGANAKPFITHHNALDMDMYLRIAPELYLKRLLVGGFEKVFEINRNFRNEGVSIKHNPEFTMMELYQAYADFNDMMDITEDLISSLTYHLYGTYEIPYEDKQINLAKPWRRVTMREIVKEHTGFVMDENTTDESAIEFAKGLGINLDKNKTYTKFGILNLLFEEKVEHTIVNPTFVTDYPKEISPLSKNSKGESDWVDRFELFITGREYGNAYSELNDPKDQKERFEDQVRAKENGDDEATEMDLDYIRALEYGMPPAGGLGIGIDRLVMLLTNSSSIRDVIMFPTLKKETHFE
- a CDS encoding DUF2147 domain-containing protein, producing MKKIITLLLLLVATLSFSDKKEAFGVWITEPSSSGNRVIVEIYEKDNKFHGKILKLTDRFDSDGNLRKDSNNPDKSKQDRTLEGIDFVSGFTYNESNNTYENGSIYDPSNGKTYDSYMQLQKDGTLKVRGYIGISLIGRTQIWKRYEK
- the atpB gene encoding F0F1 ATP synthase subunit A is translated as MSKKKNLLKWIGLMVLMLVGVNLLLSIVSTVFPITFQKPHDIIEPPEVFFSIPIGRYILNINQTIMNTWAIMIVIIFILIKGTRNISVENPGFFQLVLEEYYNFINNSFLEGLGKYKEKFAGFFSALFSMIAFLNVSMFLFPFAIIWKKNEHGLIFVKPFFRTATADMNTTVGLALVVFVIFLGAAIYRMGVLGFIKELSQPFVFMLPINIIGEFAKPINISMRLFGNMFAGLVIMSLVYGLAVKDIFPSLTNNILKGSFSFAVGWPNILQIYLDFFIGILQAFVFTVLSSVYIKQMLIGEEEE
- the atpE gene encoding ATP synthase F0 subunit C; the encoded protein is MDVSIIKAAALLGAGIAACGGIGAGLGQGLATAAAVEAVARQPEAKNDVMATLFIGCAITESTGIFALIIALILALIKG
- the atpF gene encoding F0F1 ATP synthase subunit B — encoded protein: MEQNNNLITIDILMIVQIINFFILVYVFHKYFYKKIGKVIEERKKIALKELEIVKEEREKLEEQKQNYEKLRKEAKRRANDIIIKAERQADERKEQILDNATLTRDRMIMRAESEVLKLRNSIKEQLQKEMSQMATELAEKIIKENIEKNPEIVDKSIDKFIDEVGE
- the atpH gene encoding ATP synthase F1 subunit delta; amino-acid sequence: MENLSIARRYAEAIYKVAEEKDEVFEVFEMLNVILEHIENDEDFKKFLSYPIIGKEEKKELINRIYRDIKNEPLDILDYLIEKDRLLHIKEINEQYSKIYYEAHKKLIVTAIFPKELSTEQKEKLRKKLVDMKQKEVVIHYKVDENLIGGGIIKINDDVIDGSIKTQIKELKR
- the atpA gene encoding F0F1 ATP synthase subunit alpha, with amino-acid sequence MKIKPEEISNIIRKEIENYKKKIDVSSVGTVVEVGDGIARIYGLDNAMAGELLEFPNGATGMVLNLEENSVGAVILGDTRGIKEGDVVKGTGRITEVPAGEALLGRVVNSLGEPIDGKGVIVASKYMQVERVASGIIDRKPVTEPLQTGIKAIDGMIPIGRGQRELIIGDRQTGKTSIAIDTIINQKDTGIYCIYVAIGQKRSTVASIQRKLEEAGAMEYTTIVAATASEPAPLQYLAPYAGVAMAEYFMEEGKHVLIIYDDLSKHAVSYREMSLLLKRPPGREAYPGDVFYLHSRLLERAAKLSDELGGGSITALPIIETQAGDISAYIPTNVISITDGQIFLETDLFNSGFRPAINAGFSVSRVGGSAQIKAMKQVASRVKMELAQYTELLAFAQFGSDLDKATRDQLNRGERIMEILKQKQYSPMPVEEQVVSFYAVTNGYLDDIDVEDVRNFEEELLQSMYSTTDILKQIITEKTLTKEIEEELEDFIKTFKKDYVH
- the atpG gene encoding ATP synthase F1 subunit gamma, whose product is MASNMKEIKARINSINNSKQITSAMNIVSSTKFKKFQVLTFKTREYEKSLEYALYNLLNHIGNRHNILFEGKKEVKNIGIVVMTSDRGLCGSFNSNTLKKMDKMVKRFTKEGKNVSIISIGRKARDYCKTRDINVDAEYIQLIPETMFSKAKIISEDIVDFYLSDQYDEVYLIYSKFVSVIHYNLVEERILPFSRPTGLKISKESEEVKDKRYIFEPNENQVLVEFLPKLLNNKLYQALLENSASEHSARMSAMKNASDSATEIINKLTLEYNRIRQSLITQELSEIVGGSQAIK
- the atpD gene encoding F0F1 ATP synthase subunit beta — protein: MNKGKLVQIIGPVIDARFDNTLPDIFNALEIYYEDGKKIVAEVQAHLGNNVVRAVAMTSTDGLKRGVDVIDTGEPIKVPVGKETLGRIFNVLGETVDNGDEIITEERHSIHKKAPEFEEQETHSEILETGIKVVDLLAPYLKGGKIGLFGGAGVGKTVLIQELINNIAKGHGGLSVFAGVGERTREGRDLYNEMKESGVINKTALVYGQMNEPPGARLRVALSALTMAEYFRDKEGQNVLLFIDNIFRFTQAGSEVSALLGRMPSAVGYQPNLATDMGALQERITSTKKGSITSVQAVYVPADDLTDPAPATTFSHLDATTVLSRQIASLGIYPAVDPLTSTSRILEAEIVGNEHYKVARETVKVLQRYKELQDIIAILGMDELGDEDKVIVSRARKIQRFFSQPFSVAEQFTGMKGKYVTLRETIRGFKEILDGKHDELPEQAFLYVGTIDDAVAKAKDLMGE
- the atpC gene encoding ATP synthase F1 subunit epsilon, with protein sequence MEKKDFFTLKVVTPEKIEFLSKKIKFVKVRTIRGDIGILPNHTNFMSSLGEGLMLIKNSSEEKSYYISGGFLEVNHNYVTVMAEEAMLAESEEEFKKIKQQKLEKAIEAKRKEDQDILGTKKKLQDSLLR
- a CDS encoding M3 family oligoendopeptidase encodes the protein MVFKDFEYKRVDIEELKKVYMKIKEELENAENAQRAIELYYEIDEINKKFSTNYSLAYIRNSIDTTDEYYSEEKSFYDENLPLISEFNNDLGIAFANSKFRSELEEKFGKLAFQKIDLELKLFKNEIIEDLQEENRLVTEYVKLTSSAKIMFDGEERNLSEMVPYTQNIDRNTRKEAVLAVGKFFEDNMEEYDRIYDSLVKVRDRIAKKLGYKNFVEVGYLRMGRLDYNAKDVENYRKQIKENVVPLYVELRKRQEKRIKVDKLRYYDEGMAFLTGNPTPKGDRTWMVEKAQIMYKELSPETHEFFSKMVEQELLDLDSKKGKQGGGYCTSLDSYGMPFIFANFNGTAHDVEVLTHEAGHAFQSYQTMRNVDISSYYWPTSESAEIHSMSMEFLTWPWMESFFKEDIDKFKYHHLSGAFLFIPYGALVDEFQHFVYENPNVTPEERRMKWLELEKEYLPTRDYDGMESYLKGLFWFKQGHIFEIPFYYIDYTLAQVIALQMWKLNGEDRELAWKKYMRLCVLGGSKTFLGLLEDVKLDNPFEDGSLAKIITPVKEFLSTINDENL